Proteins found in one Sphingomonas sp. IW22 genomic segment:
- a CDS encoding glycosyltransferase family 2 protein codes for MGYRSLQPEHKLVTVLVPVWNNPEQLERCIVALQEQDYPRDRFEIVIVDNGSTDDTAVRAQAMGVRVLHQPKPGSYAARNLGIANTSSDYLAFTDSDCIPDPRWLSTAMARAVEEQNLGVIAGRIVLFNESGSEARRWAECYEAMVAFPQHQAALGTCATANWVSPRAAIVEAGCFDETVKSGGDHHMGMKIRASGRTMLYEPEMIVRHPTRATFAALLEKRRRLTGGHWDRTHGRMRLIRALAKNSLETGRRGKKVLLADGAPLATRLKAEAVLVALGIADIGEYIRLSMGGRTVR; via the coding sequence ATGGGATACCGATCATTGCAGCCCGAACACAAGTTGGTCACGGTGCTCGTGCCGGTGTGGAACAACCCCGAACAGCTGGAACGCTGTATCGTCGCGCTGCAGGAGCAAGATTATCCGCGCGACCGGTTCGAAATCGTAATCGTCGACAATGGATCGACTGACGATACCGCAGTACGCGCGCAGGCTATGGGCGTGCGCGTGTTGCACCAGCCCAAGCCCGGTTCCTATGCAGCCCGCAATCTCGGCATCGCAAACACCAGCAGCGACTATCTGGCGTTCACCGATTCCGATTGCATCCCCGATCCGCGCTGGCTGTCCACGGCGATGGCGCGCGCGGTCGAGGAGCAGAATCTCGGCGTGATCGCGGGCCGTATCGTCCTGTTCAACGAAAGCGGTAGCGAAGCGCGTCGATGGGCGGAATGTTATGAAGCGATGGTCGCCTTTCCCCAGCATCAGGCTGCATTGGGCACCTGTGCGACGGCCAATTGGGTCAGCCCGCGCGCTGCCATCGTCGAAGCGGGCTGTTTCGACGAAACGGTGAAGTCGGGCGGCGATCATCACATGGGCATGAAGATCCGTGCCTCGGGTCGGACGATGCTCTACGAACCAGAAATGATCGTTCGGCATCCGACCCGTGCGACCTTTGCCGCGCTGCTCGAAAAGCGGCGGCGGCTAACCGGCGGCCACTGGGACCGAACGCATGGGCGTATGCGCCTGATCCGAGCCCTGGCCAAAAACAGCCTCGAAACCGGTCGCCGCGGCAAGAAGGTGCTGTTGGCCGACGGCGCCCCGCTCGCGACCCGGCTCAAGGCCGAAGCGGTGTTGGTGGCATTGGGGATCGCCGATATCGGCGAATATATCCGCCTGAGCATGGGCGGGCGGACGGTTCGATAA
- a CDS encoding glycosyltransferase family 4 protein, protein MRPLSITHVVRQFYPGVGGMEECVLQLARHQTGDGHQVRVVTVDTIFDQPQTRTLPHQETHHGIEIRRVPWRGSKRYPVAPGVLGVLGKADLVHVHGVDFLSDYLALTQPIHRRPLVLSTHGGFFHTQFAGRMKLVYFQCITRTLLTRYAALAASSQSDLERFSQIRKCNLELIENGVTVDKFRGLAKRDARTILYFGRLAPNKGLEALISWFAALVAADPEWRLILAGRPMGVTTARLRAQAEALAVTDRVELIDTPSDAQIAELIGRASVYASASTYEGFGLAAIEGASAHLYPLLNDIPPFRRTVEGLGFGRIVEFSDPSTARQFAQDWPSITLPDGAMIDATVTNRFGWRGHVDAFEALYRRVLDRRRAG, encoded by the coding sequence ATGCGGCCGCTTAGCATCACCCATGTCGTTCGGCAATTTTATCCCGGCGTCGGCGGGATGGAAGAATGCGTTCTGCAACTGGCCCGGCACCAGACTGGCGACGGCCATCAGGTTCGCGTCGTCACTGTTGACACGATTTTTGACCAACCACAGACACGAACGCTGCCGCATCAGGAAACGCATCACGGCATCGAAATCCGGCGTGTGCCGTGGCGCGGGTCTAAACGCTATCCCGTGGCCCCCGGCGTACTGGGCGTACTGGGCAAGGCCGATCTGGTCCATGTGCATGGCGTTGACTTCCTGTCTGATTATCTGGCGCTGACACAGCCGATCCATCGCCGGCCGCTAGTGCTGTCGACCCATGGCGGCTTTTTCCACACCCAGTTCGCCGGGCGGATGAAGCTGGTCTATTTTCAGTGCATCACCCGCACCCTGCTCACCCGATATGCGGCATTGGCGGCGTCGAGCCAGTCTGACCTGGAGCGGTTTTCGCAAATCCGGAAATGTAATCTCGAACTGATCGAAAATGGGGTGACGGTCGACAAATTTCGCGGTCTGGCCAAGCGCGACGCGCGCACGATCCTCTATTTCGGACGGCTTGCGCCCAATAAGGGACTGGAGGCGCTGATCAGCTGGTTTGCCGCGCTGGTGGCTGCTGATCCCGAATGGCGGCTGATCTTGGCCGGGCGACCGATGGGCGTCACCACGGCAAGGCTGCGGGCGCAGGCAGAAGCACTGGCCGTCACCGATCGGGTCGAACTGATCGATACGCCCAGCGACGCACAGATTGCCGAGTTGATCGGGCGGGCATCAGTCTATGCCTCAGCCTCGACCTATGAAGGATTTGGGCTTGCCGCGATCGAGGGGGCGTCGGCACATTTATACCCGCTGCTCAACGACATCCCGCCGTTTCGCCGCACGGTCGAGGGGCTGGGCTTTGGCCGGATTGTCGAATTTTCCGACCCTTCCACCGCGCGCCAGTTCGCGCAGGATTGGCCGAGCATCACCCTGCCCGATGGGGCGATGATCGATGCTACCGTCACCAACCGTTTTGGCTGGCGTGGTCATGTCGATGCGTTTGAGGCGCTGTATCGCCGCGTACTGGACCGCCGGCGCGCGGGTTAG
- a CDS encoding lipopolysaccharide biosynthesis protein, whose amino-acid sequence MTDDSRIETGDAVASAGLPGSMKKKLAVGAGWMTGLQLLSKVIEVGFTAVLARILFPDDFGVIAGATIFIQFASLLVEIGIGATIVQIPNLTRTDLRIGGTLVFLNGIGYFLLAQLLAPFAGDFMGIAGVEPVIRVLALVFIIQSFGIVSENVLVRDLEVRRVMIAQLMARLIGTGVIGIVLAWLGWGYWALVAATLAETSIKASWLVLIVRPPLRPLLTRAGAKRLMRRGAGFSLAKIINFMALRADNATVGRTMDAAALGYYSRAYNLMNVPADLYSRIAERLVFPAMAQVQNEPARLRKAFLRGLELTAIFGLPISALLALLAPEVIAFILGPRWTAVIAPFAVLCSVTYLRLGSKISGSLQRAKAATGAMITNQIVYAAMVVGGCLIAYPYGIVAVAVAVSIAVVAFYLIVNFNACRLAGVGLVDFARAHAHGSLLALTCTLLIAPIALPMRAANMPPIAILAVSGSMLVLLGLVLAVWRPRWLLGDFVLELLGDAGRFTNRLRKRKARQ is encoded by the coding sequence ATGACCGACGACAGCCGTATCGAAACCGGCGACGCGGTTGCTTCCGCCGGGCTGCCGGGATCGATGAAGAAGAAGCTCGCCGTCGGCGCGGGATGGATGACGGGATTGCAACTGCTGTCCAAGGTCATCGAGGTCGGCTTTACCGCGGTGCTGGCGCGCATCCTGTTTCCTGACGATTTCGGCGTGATCGCCGGCGCGACGATCTTCATCCAGTTCGCATCGCTGCTGGTCGAAATTGGCATTGGCGCCACCATCGTCCAGATCCCCAATCTGACCCGCACTGACCTGCGCATCGGGGGAACGCTCGTTTTCCTTAACGGGATCGGCTATTTCCTTCTGGCCCAGCTGCTCGCGCCTTTCGCGGGAGATTTCATGGGGATTGCTGGTGTCGAACCGGTGATCCGAGTATTGGCGCTGGTATTCATCATTCAGTCGTTTGGCATCGTGTCCGAAAACGTGCTGGTCCGCGACCTTGAAGTGCGGCGGGTGATGATCGCGCAGTTGATGGCGCGCCTGATCGGCACTGGGGTGATCGGCATCGTGCTGGCGTGGCTGGGCTGGGGCTATTGGGCGCTGGTCGCCGCGACGCTTGCCGAAACGTCAATCAAGGCATCGTGGTTGGTGCTGATCGTGCGCCCCCCATTGCGTCCATTGCTGACGCGTGCGGGCGCGAAGCGGCTGATGCGGCGTGGCGCGGGCTTTTCACTGGCAAAGATCATTAACTTCATGGCCCTGCGCGCCGACAATGCCACGGTCGGCCGGACGATGGATGCCGCAGCGCTGGGCTATTATTCGCGCGCCTACAACCTGATGAATGTGCCGGCGGACCTATATAGCCGTATCGCCGAACGGCTCGTCTTTCCGGCCATGGCGCAGGTTCAGAACGAACCGGCTCGCCTCCGCAAGGCCTTTCTGCGCGGGCTGGAGCTGACGGCGATCTTCGGGCTGCCGATTTCGGCCCTGCTGGCGCTGCTGGCGCCCGAAGTCATCGCGTTCATTCTGGGCCCGCGCTGGACAGCGGTGATCGCGCCGTTCGCGGTGTTGTGTTCAGTAACCTATCTGCGTCTCGGGTCCAAGATCAGCGGATCGCTACAACGGGCCAAGGCGGCCACGGGGGCGATGATCACCAACCAGATCGTCTATGCCGCCATGGTGGTCGGTGGCTGTCTGATTGCCTATCCCTATGGCATCGTCGCGGTTGCGGTGGCGGTCAGTATCGCGGTCGTCGCCTTTTATCTGATCGTCAATTTCAACGCCTGTCGCCTGGCGGGCGTGGGGTTGGTGGATTTCGCGCGCGCCCATGCACATGGCTCGTTGCTGGCATTGACCTGCACGCTGCTGATCGCCCCGATCGCGCTGCCGATGCGCGCGGCGAACATGCCGCCGATCGCGATCCTGGCGGTGTCGGGATCGATGCTGGTCCTGTTGGGACTGGTGCTGGCCGTATGGCGGCCGCGCTGGCTGCTTGGCGATTTCGTGCTTGAACTGCTGGGCGATGCAGGCCGGTTCACCAATCGCCTGCGCAAGCGAAAGGCGCGGCAGTGA